A section of the Pseudomonas lini genome encodes:
- the mutY gene encoding A/G-specific adenine glycosylase, with the protein MRAEQFSTAVLDWYDRHGRHDLPWQQGITPYRVWVSEIMLQQTQVSTVLNYFDRFMASLPTVEALAAAPEDEVLHLWTGLGYYTRARNLQKTAKIVVAEYGGEFPRDVEKLTDLPGIGLSTAGAIASLSMGLRAPILDGNVKRVLARFTAQEGYPGEPKVAKQLWANAERFTPHDRVNAYTQAMMDLGATLCTRSKPSCLLCPLEKGCEAHMLGLETRYPIPKPRKAVPQKRTLMPMLANGEGAILLYRRPSTGLWGGLWSLPELDNLDDLQHLASQHSLELRSQQALPSLVHTFSHFQLSIEPWLVQVQEAGHPVAEADWLWYNLATPPRLGLAAPVKTLLERAAAVLNAGESS; encoded by the coding sequence ATGAGAGCCGAGCAGTTTTCAACGGCGGTGCTGGATTGGTACGACCGCCACGGCCGCCACGATTTGCCTTGGCAACAGGGCATCACCCCTTACCGGGTGTGGGTCTCGGAAATCATGTTGCAGCAGACCCAGGTCAGCACCGTGCTGAATTACTTCGACCGTTTCATGGCCTCGTTGCCAACGGTCGAAGCTCTGGCCGCCGCGCCGGAAGACGAAGTGCTGCACCTGTGGACTGGTCTCGGTTATTACACCCGCGCGCGCAACTTGCAGAAGACCGCGAAGATTGTCGTTGCCGAATATGGCGGCGAGTTTCCCCGTGATGTGGAAAAGCTCACCGACCTGCCAGGTATCGGCCTGTCCACGGCTGGCGCGATTGCCAGCCTGAGCATGGGCCTGCGGGCGCCGATCCTCGATGGCAACGTCAAACGGGTGCTGGCGCGCTTTACCGCGCAAGAGGGTTATCCGGGCGAGCCCAAGGTTGCCAAACAGCTGTGGGCCAACGCTGAGCGCTTCACGCCACACGATCGAGTCAACGCCTACACCCAGGCGATGATGGATCTGGGCGCCACGCTCTGCACCCGCAGCAAACCGAGCTGCCTGCTTTGCCCGCTGGAAAAGGGTTGCGAGGCGCACATGCTTGGCCTCGAAACCCGCTACCCGATCCCCAAGCCGCGCAAAGCCGTGCCACAGAAGCGCACGTTGATGCCGATGCTCGCCAATGGCGAAGGGGCGATTCTGCTTTACCGTCGCCCTTCCACGGGCCTGTGGGGCGGTCTCTGGAGCCTGCCGGAACTCGACAACCTCGACGACCTGCAACATCTGGCTTCGCAGCATTCGCTGGAATTGCGCAGCCAACAGGCACTGCCGAGCCTGGTGCATACTTTCAGCCACTTTCAGTTATCCATCGAACCCTGGCTGGTTCAGGTCCAGGAGGCTGGCCATCCCGTGGCCGAGGCCGACTGGCTCTGGTATAACCTCGCCACCCCGCCGCGCCTGGGCCTTGCCGCCCCGGTCAAAACCTTGCTCGAACGCGCGGCCGCCGTATTGAACGCAGGAGAGTCGTCATGA
- a CDS encoding alpha/beta fold hydrolase, translating into MNLQDIPSLAPTQRELPLPTGTPGESFKEPAADGFILGGFTWRHANKDPTRPVVIINAATSVRCRHYSRFADYLFANGFDVITYDYRGIGESRPASLKGLEASWSDWGALDFEAMLQRAQREFAQQPINVVGHSFGGCAAGLGASGHLIRRLVTVGAQFAYWRDYAPAHRWRMFGKWHVVMPLMTMLYGYFPGKRLGWLEDTPAGVVRDWSMPAAQYEKRPSARVIHAESGPLPFGNVTAQTLAISLSDDPYGTIPAVERLLGYFTNSTNTHLRITPEDIGEEEVGHFAFFRGAYQATLWPIALSWLQTGELAPDTPGRRVPRS; encoded by the coding sequence ATGAATTTGCAGGACATACCCTCACTGGCCCCGACGCAACGTGAATTGCCGTTACCCACCGGCACACCTGGTGAATCTTTCAAGGAGCCCGCCGCCGACGGTTTCATCCTTGGCGGCTTCACCTGGCGGCATGCGAATAAAGACCCAACCCGTCCGGTGGTGATTATCAACGCTGCTACTTCAGTCCGCTGCCGACACTACTCGCGCTTCGCCGATTACCTGTTCGCCAACGGCTTCGACGTAATCACCTATGACTACCGCGGCATCGGCGAGTCGCGCCCCGCGTCGTTGAAAGGGCTTGAAGCTTCATGGTCCGACTGGGGCGCACTGGATTTCGAGGCGATGCTGCAAAGAGCGCAACGCGAGTTTGCGCAACAACCCATCAATGTCGTTGGCCACAGCTTCGGCGGTTGCGCGGCCGGGCTGGGAGCCTCCGGGCATTTGATCCGACGCCTGGTGACGGTGGGTGCGCAGTTCGCTTACTGGCGCGACTACGCCCCTGCTCATCGCTGGCGAATGTTTGGCAAGTGGCATGTGGTGATGCCATTGATGACCATGCTTTATGGCTACTTTCCCGGCAAACGCCTCGGCTGGCTCGAAGACACCCCGGCCGGTGTAGTCCGCGACTGGAGCATGCCCGCCGCCCAATATGAGAAACGCCCCAGCGCTCGCGTCATCCACGCCGAAAGCGGCCCGCTGCCGTTCGGGAACGTCACCGCCCAAACGCTGGCCATCAGCCTCAGTGATGATCCCTATGGCACGATTCCGGCCGTTGAACGCCTGCTCGGCTACTTCACCAACAGCACAAATACTCACCTGCGAATCACCCCTGAAGACATCGGCGAAGAAGAAGTCGGACATTTCGCCTTTTTTCGCGGCGCATACCAAGCCACACTATGGCCCATTGCATTGTCCTGGCTGCAGACCGGCGAGCTGGCCCCCGATACACCCGGGCGGCGAGTGCCACGCAGCTGA
- a CDS encoding AsmA family protein, which produces MKAFGKILGLVLLGLLLIIVALGFALTHLFDPNDYKDEIRQIARDKAHIELTLNGDIGWSLFPWLGLELHDASVATLAKPAEPFADLQMLGLSVRVIPLLRREVQMSDVRVEGLNLRLNRDKDGHGNWEDIGKVPAPATPTTSATPPATTGEPAPTTTAQAEKPAQPIRLDIDSLTVNNARVEYSDEKTGKLFSAESIQLSTGPVHDSTNIPVKLTAFLGTNQPVLRVRTELAGELRFERALQRYKFEDMKLSGEVAGDPLQGKTMTFAAQGQLLLDKAANVAEWTGIKISANQLRALGELKANDLDKTPQISGGLSIAQFDLAKFVDSIGQKLPAMAEGSLSKVELASQVAGTPTSLSLDNLNLKLDDSTFSGRIAVEDFAKQSLRATLKADTFNVDRYLPPKSAEANSAKQVREAEVASTESEAMAGAGSSPLPPSPTKGPWSTERLLPVERLSKLDVDADLTFGQLTLDKLPIQNAALKATGQGGLLTLENLRGDLYDGNFEAKGTLDVRQQVPALNMQTRISKVPVEKILESQGKNPPVQGLVTLDSALTSSGNSQSVLIDNLNGNASFVINNGVLLNANLEQQLCKGIATLNRKTLTGEPRGKDTPFEELKGNLTFHNGVASNPDLKVRIPGMTVNGNGDIDLRVLGMDYRVGVIVEGDKSDMPDPACQVSERFVGIEWPLRCRGPLELGAKACRVDNERMGQVASKLAGERISEKIDEKLGDKVSPELKNALKGLFKR; this is translated from the coding sequence ATGAAAGCGTTCGGCAAAATCCTGGGTCTGGTACTTCTCGGGCTGTTGCTGATCATTGTGGCGCTGGGCTTTGCCCTGACCCACCTCTTCGATCCCAACGACTATAAAGACGAGATTCGCCAGATTGCCCGCGACAAGGCCCACATCGAGCTGACGCTCAATGGCGATATCGGCTGGAGCCTGTTTCCCTGGCTGGGCCTGGAATTGCACGACGCCAGTGTTGCGACCCTGGCCAAGCCTGCCGAACCGTTCGCAGACTTGCAGATGCTCGGCCTGTCGGTGCGCGTGATTCCGCTGCTGCGCCGCGAAGTGCAGATGAGCGATGTGCGCGTCGAAGGCCTGAACCTGCGCCTGAACCGCGACAAGGACGGCCACGGCAACTGGGAAGACATCGGCAAGGTCCCGGCTCCTGCCACCCCGACGACCTCGGCCACGCCGCCCGCCACCACCGGCGAGCCCGCACCAACGACTACTGCCCAGGCAGAAAAACCGGCCCAGCCGATCCGCCTGGACATCGACAGCCTGACCGTCAACAACGCCCGCGTTGAGTACAGCGACGAGAAAACCGGCAAGCTGTTCAGCGCCGAAAGCATCCAGCTGAGCACTGGTCCTGTGCACGACTCGACCAACATCCCGGTCAAACTCACCGCGTTCCTCGGTACCAACCAACCGGTTCTGCGGGTGCGGACCGAGCTGGCCGGCGAGTTGCGTTTCGAGCGTGCGCTGCAGCGCTACAAATTCGAAGACATGAAGCTCTCCGGTGAAGTCGCTGGCGATCCGCTGCAAGGCAAGACCATGACCTTCGCCGCTCAAGGTCAGCTGCTGCTGGACAAGGCAGCCAACGTCGCCGAATGGACCGGCATTAAAATCTCCGCCAACCAGCTGCGCGCCTTGGGTGAACTGAAGGCCAACGACCTCGACAAGACCCCGCAAATCAGCGGTGGCCTGTCGATTGCTCAATTCGATCTGGCGAAATTCGTCGACAGCATCGGCCAGAAACTCCCGGCGATGGCCGAAGGCAGCCTGAGCAAAGTCGAGCTGGCCAGCCAGGTTGCCGGCACGCCGACCAGTTTGTCCCTCGACAACCTCAACCTGAAACTCGACGACAGCACTTTCAGCGGCCGCATCGCTGTCGAGGACTTCGCCAAGCAATCGCTGCGCGCAACCCTCAAGGCTGACACCTTCAACGTCGACCGTTACTTGCCGCCAAAATCCGCCGAAGCCAACAGCGCGAAGCAGGTGCGTGAGGCCGAAGTGGCCAGCACCGAGAGCGAGGCGATGGCTGGCGCGGGCAGTTCCCCGCTGCCACCCTCACCGACCAAAGGCCCGTGGAGCACCGAGCGTCTGTTGCCGGTGGAACGCCTGAGCAAACTCGACGTGGACGCCGACCTGACCTTCGGCCAGCTGACCCTCGACAAACTGCCAATTCAGAATGCTGCCCTCAAGGCCACCGGCCAAGGCGGCCTGCTGACGTTGGAGAACCTGCGCGGCGACCTGTACGACGGCAACTTCGAAGCCAAAGGTACCCTGGACGTGCGCCAGCAAGTGCCGGCGCTGAACATGCAGACGCGCATCAGCAAAGTGCCTGTAGAAAAAATCCTCGAAAGCCAAGGGAAAAATCCACCGGTCCAAGGCCTGGTTACGCTCGATAGCGCGCTGACCAGCAGCGGCAATAGCCAGAGCGTGCTGATCGACAACCTCAACGGCAATGCCAGTTTCGTCATCAACAATGGCGTGCTGCTAAATGCCAACCTTGAGCAGCAACTGTGCAAAGGCATCGCCACCCTGAATCGCAAAACCCTCACGGGCGAGCCACGGGGCAAGGACACACCGTTCGAAGAGCTCAAGGGCAACCTGACCTTCCACAACGGCGTGGCCAGCAACCCCGACCTGAAAGTGCGCATCCCGGGCATGACCGTCAACGGTAACGGCGACATTGACCTGCGAGTGCTGGGCATGGATTACCGCGTCGGCGTGATCGTCGAAGGTGACAAGAGCGACATGCCGGACCCAGCCTGCCAGGTCAGCGAGCGCTTCGTCGGCATCGAGTGGCCGCTGCGCTGCCGTGGCCCGCTGGAACTGGGTGCCAAGGCTTGCCGCGTCGACAACGAACGCATGGGACAAGTCGCGAGCAAACTGGCTGGCGAGCGGATCAGCGAAAAAATCGACGAGAAGCTTGGCGATAAAGTCAGCCCGGAACTGAAAAACGCGCTCAAGGGGCTGTTCAAGCGATGA
- a CDS encoding oxidative damage protection protein gives MTRTIMCRKYKEELPALERAPFPGAKGQDIFDHVSQKAWADWQKHQTLLINEKRLNMMNAEDRKYLQGEMDKFFSGEEYAKAEGYVPPAE, from the coding sequence ATGACCCGCACCATCATGTGCCGCAAGTACAAAGAAGAATTGCCCGCCCTGGAGCGCGCTCCATTTCCGGGTGCAAAAGGTCAGGACATTTTTGACCACGTATCGCAAAAGGCCTGGGCCGACTGGCAGAAGCACCAGACCCTGCTGATCAACGAAAAACGCCTGAACATGATGAACGCCGAAGACCGCAAATATCTTCAAGGCGAGATGGACAAGTTCTTTTCCGGCGAGGAATACGCCAAGGCCGAAGGCTACGTTCCGCCGGCTGAATAA
- a CDS encoding ABC transporter ATP-binding protein, protein MAEAAPALEIRNLHKRYGQLEVLKGISLTARDGDVISILGSSGSGKSTFLRCINLLENPHQGQILVAGEELKLKAAKNGELVAADGKQINRLRSEIGFVFQNFNLWPHMSVLDNIIEAPRRVLGQSKRDAIEVAEALLAKVGIADKRHAYPAQLSGGQQQRAAIARTLAMQPKVILFDEPTSALDPEMVQEVLNVIRALAEEGRTMLLVTHEMGFARQVSSEVVFLHQGLVEEQGSPQQVFENPLSARCKQFMSSNR, encoded by the coding sequence ATGGCTGAGGCCGCGCCCGCGCTTGAAATCCGCAACTTGCACAAACGCTACGGACAGCTTGAGGTGCTCAAAGGCATCTCGCTGACCGCCCGCGACGGCGATGTGATCTCGATCCTGGGCTCCTCCGGTTCCGGCAAGTCCACGTTCCTGCGTTGCATCAACCTGTTGGAAAACCCGCACCAGGGCCAGATCCTGGTGGCCGGTGAAGAACTCAAGCTCAAAGCCGCCAAGAACGGCGAACTGGTCGCTGCCGATGGCAAGCAGATCAATCGCCTGCGCAGCGAGATCGGTTTTGTATTTCAAAACTTTAATCTCTGGCCGCACATGAGCGTGCTCGACAACATCATCGAAGCCCCGCGCCGCGTGCTCGGCCAAAGCAAACGCGACGCCATCGAAGTCGCCGAAGCCTTGCTGGCCAAGGTTGGTATCGCTGACAAACGCCACGCCTACCCGGCGCAACTCTCCGGCGGCCAGCAGCAACGCGCGGCCATCGCCCGTACTCTGGCGATGCAGCCCAAGGTGATCCTGTTCGACGAGCCCACCTCCGCCCTTGACCCGGAAATGGTCCAGGAAGTACTTAATGTCATCCGCGCATTGGCCGAAGAAGGCCGCACCATGCTGCTCGTGACTCATGAAATGGGCTTTGCCCGTCAGGTTTCCAGCGAAGTGGTGTTCCTCCACCAAGGCTTGGTAGAAGAACAAGGATCGCCGCAGCAGGTGTTCGAAAACCCGCTTTCGGCGCGCTGCAAACAATTCATGTCCAGCAACCGCTAA
- a CDS encoding ABC transporter substrate-binding protein — protein sequence MQNYKKIFLAAAVTLAFSAGAAAETLKMGIEAAYPPFNNKDASGNVVGFDREIGDALCAKMKVECTVVTSDWDGIIPALNAKKFDFLISSMSITDERKQAVDFTEPYYSNKLQFIAQKDKEFKTDKDSLQGKVIGAQRATLAGTWMEDNMPGVEVKLYDTQENAYLDLTSGRLDGILADKYVNYEWLKSDAGRSYEFKGDPVEESDKIGIAVRKDDTLRARLNLALKEIVEDGTYKKINDKYFPFSIY from the coding sequence ATGCAGAACTACAAAAAAATCTTCCTGGCCGCTGCTGTCACCCTGGCCTTCAGCGCCGGTGCCGCCGCCGAGACCTTGAAGATGGGCATCGAAGCGGCCTACCCGCCGTTCAACAACAAAGATGCCAGTGGCAATGTCGTCGGCTTCGACAGAGAAATCGGTGATGCCCTGTGCGCCAAGATGAAAGTCGAGTGCACCGTGGTCACGTCCGACTGGGACGGCATCATCCCGGCCCTGAACGCCAAGAAGTTCGACTTCCTGATCTCCTCGATGTCGATCACCGACGAGCGCAAGCAAGCGGTGGACTTCACCGAACCGTACTACTCCAACAAGCTGCAGTTCATCGCGCAGAAAGACAAAGAGTTCAAAACCGACAAGGATTCCCTGCAGGGGAAAGTGATCGGCGCACAACGCGCGACCCTCGCCGGCACCTGGATGGAAGACAACATGCCTGGCGTTGAAGTCAAACTCTATGACACCCAGGAAAACGCTTATCTGGACCTGACTTCCGGACGCCTGGACGGCATCCTGGCGGACAAGTACGTCAACTACGAGTGGCTGAAAAGCGACGCCGGTCGCTCGTATGAATTCAAGGGTGACCCAGTGGAAGAAAGTGACAAAATTGGTATCGCCGTGCGTAAAGACGACACCCTGCGCGCGAGGCTGAACCTTGCCCTGAAAGAAATCGTCGAAGACGGCACTTACAAGAAGATCAACGACAAGTACTTCCCGTTCAGCATCTATTGA
- the gabP gene encoding GABA permease, with protein MSSSQSSSNGLEQGLKPRHVTMLSIAGVIGAGLFVGSGHAIAAAGPAVLLAYAAAGALVVLVMRMLGEMAVASPDTGSFSTYADRAIGHWAGFTIGWLYWWFWVLVIPLEANAAATILHAWFPNVAIWAFTLVITLLLTVTNLFSVKNYGEFEFWFALVKVVAIIGFIGLGILAIFGFLPTSQVSGVSHLFDTQGFLPNGMGAVLGAILTTMFSFMGTEIVTIAAAESKNPGQQISKATNSVIWRIGLFYLVSIFIVVALVPWNDPILASVGSYQTVLERMGIPNAKLIVDIVVLVAVTSCLNSALYTASRMMFSLGKRGDAPAVSQRTNSSGTPYWAVMLSTAAAFLAVFANYVAPAAVFEFLLASSGAIALLVYLVIAISQLRMRKQRMAHGEKIAFSMWLFPGLTYAVIVFIVAALTIMLFQEAHRVEILATGLLSLLVVAAGLFVARRRKLQKVGAVVLN; from the coding sequence ATGAGTAGTAGCCAAAGCTCCTCCAACGGCCTCGAGCAGGGGCTAAAACCGCGTCATGTGACCATGCTGTCGATCGCCGGGGTTATCGGCGCCGGGCTGTTTGTCGGCTCCGGCCATGCCATCGCCGCTGCAGGGCCGGCCGTGCTGTTGGCCTACGCGGCCGCCGGTGCTCTGGTGGTTCTGGTAATGCGAATGCTCGGCGAGATGGCCGTTGCCTCGCCAGATACAGGTTCCTTCTCGACATATGCCGATCGCGCCATCGGTCACTGGGCCGGTTTCACCATCGGCTGGCTCTACTGGTGGTTCTGGGTTTTGGTCATCCCGCTGGAGGCTAACGCTGCCGCAACCATCTTGCATGCCTGGTTCCCGAATGTGGCGATCTGGGCCTTCACGCTGGTTATCACGTTGCTGCTAACGGTGACCAACCTGTTTAGTGTGAAGAACTACGGAGAGTTCGAGTTCTGGTTCGCCCTGGTCAAAGTCGTAGCGATCATCGGCTTTATCGGTCTTGGCATTCTGGCGATCTTCGGCTTTTTGCCAACCAGCCAGGTTAGCGGCGTCTCGCACCTGTTCGACACTCAAGGCTTCCTGCCAAACGGCATGGGCGCGGTGCTGGGTGCCATCCTGACCACCATGTTTTCCTTCATGGGCACCGAGATCGTGACCATCGCGGCCGCGGAATCGAAGAACCCTGGCCAGCAGATTTCCAAGGCTACCAACTCGGTTATCTGGCGGATTGGTTTGTTCTACCTCGTATCCATCTTCATCGTTGTGGCCTTGGTGCCATGGAACGACCCGATTCTGGCCAGTGTCGGTTCCTACCAGACTGTGCTGGAGCGCATGGGTATCCCGAATGCCAAGCTGATCGTCGATATCGTGGTTCTGGTTGCGGTAACCAGTTGCCTGAACTCGGCGCTCTACACTGCTTCGCGCATGATGTTCTCGTTGGGTAAACGCGGCGATGCGCCGGCCGTTTCCCAGCGCACCAACAGCAGCGGCACACCTTACTGGGCCGTGATGCTGTCGACCGCAGCTGCGTTCCTTGCAGTGTTCGCCAACTACGTGGCCCCGGCCGCTGTATTCGAATTCCTGCTGGCCAGCTCTGGCGCCATCGCGTTGCTGGTGTACCTGGTGATCGCGATTTCGCAACTGCGTATGCGCAAACAGCGTATGGCTCACGGTGAAAAAATCGCCTTCAGCATGTGGCTGTTTCCGGGCCTGACCTACGCGGTGATCGTATTCATTGTCGCGGCCCTGACCATCATGCTGTTCCAGGAAGCCCACCGCGTGGAGATCCTCGCGACTGGTTTGCTGAGCTTGTTGGTGGTGGCTGCCGGGTTGTTTGTGGCTCGCCGTCGCAAGCTGCAGAAAGTGGGCGCGGTGGTGCTGAACTGA
- a CDS encoding YhcG family protein, with the protein MSSLKSGNTQDSQITSLLGNLGELIREARQKVLRAVDTVQVQTCWQIGRHIVEFEQEGARRAVYGKQLLSTLAKVLTSEFGKGFDERNLRYMRDFYQTFPIWNAVRSELSWTHYRRLLRVDNDNARHWYMNESALQNWSSRALERQINTLYYERLLASRDRAAVKQEAATNIQKMNASPRDFIRDPVLLEFLGLPNAGLIQESELEQALINQLQGFLLELGKGFAFIARQQRISTESKDFYIDLVFYNYLLKCFVIFDLKRGVLTHQDVGQMDMYVRMYDDLKRGPEDGPTVGLILCAQKDESVVRYSVLQGNEQLFASTYRLVLPSEEELRTELDREWAVLEERLLKQRLR; encoded by the coding sequence ATGAGTTCCCTCAAATCCGGTAACACTCAAGATTCACAGATCACCTCACTGCTCGGCAATCTTGGCGAATTGATCCGTGAAGCGCGCCAGAAGGTGCTGCGAGCGGTCGATACCGTTCAGGTGCAAACCTGTTGGCAAATCGGACGGCATATTGTGGAGTTCGAGCAGGAAGGCGCTCGGCGGGCGGTTTATGGCAAGCAGTTGCTATCGACGCTGGCGAAAGTACTGACGTCGGAGTTTGGGAAAGGTTTTGACGAACGCAACCTGCGATACATGCGGGACTTTTATCAGACCTTTCCAATTTGGAACGCAGTGCGTTCCGAATTGAGCTGGACCCATTACCGCAGACTGCTACGAGTCGACAACGACAACGCTCGCCACTGGTACATGAACGAATCGGCTCTGCAGAACTGGTCAAGTCGCGCCCTCGAGCGCCAGATCAATACCCTCTATTACGAACGCTTGCTGGCGAGCCGCGACCGGGCTGCCGTTAAACAGGAAGCCGCCACCAACATCCAGAAAATGAACGCCAGCCCTCGGGATTTCATCCGGGACCCAGTGCTACTGGAATTTCTCGGCCTGCCCAATGCGGGCTTGATCCAGGAAAGCGAACTTGAACAAGCATTGATCAATCAACTCCAGGGCTTCCTGCTCGAACTGGGCAAAGGCTTCGCCTTCATCGCTCGCCAGCAACGCATCAGTACCGAGAGCAAAGACTTCTACATCGATCTGGTGTTCTACAACTACCTGCTCAAGTGCTTCGTCATCTTCGATCTCAAGCGCGGCGTTCTGACCCACCAGGATGTAGGCCAGATGGACATGTACGTGCGCATGTACGACGACCTCAAGCGCGGACCGGAGGATGGCCCCACTGTCGGCCTCATTCTCTGCGCGCAAAAAGATGAATCGGTGGTGCGCTACTCAGTGCTGCAAGGCAACGAACAACTGTTCGCCAGCACCTACAGACTGGTGCTGCCGAGCGAGGAGGAACTTCGCACAGAACTGGATCGGGAATGGGCGGTGCTTGAAGAGCGGTTACTCAAGCAGAGGCTCCGATAA
- a CDS encoding acetyl-CoA sensor PanZ family protein → MPIIVELLNQATYQDQQDLQKIYRDAPDWLFAPFTGEMQLIEDCLQDGSLIAGRFNDRLLGAARLQRHHDVWHLSHLCVRKITRRRGVAERLVNEAQKMASQSGATLRLLAPAGHLEAQALAAKLKVPLDELPQ, encoded by the coding sequence ATGCCGATCATTGTCGAGCTGCTGAACCAAGCCACTTATCAGGATCAGCAAGACCTGCAGAAGATCTACCGTGACGCCCCGGACTGGCTGTTTGCGCCATTCACTGGGGAAATGCAGCTGATCGAAGACTGCCTGCAGGACGGTTCGCTGATCGCCGGACGCTTCAACGATCGCCTGTTGGGTGCGGCACGTTTGCAACGGCACCACGACGTCTGGCATTTGTCCCATTTATGCGTACGAAAAATCACCCGTCGCCGTGGGGTTGCCGAGCGTCTGGTGAACGAAGCGCAGAAAATGGCGTCGCAATCAGGCGCGACATTGCGTCTATTGGCGCCTGCCGGGCACCTCGAAGCTCAAGCGCTAGCGGCTAAGCTGAAAGTGCCGCTGGATGAGCTCCCGCAGTGA
- a CDS encoding carboxypeptidase regulatory-like domain-containing protein, whose product MKNVHSFMLPIAAVGVMMFPVLLNAASLEPIDSTGVQVQQQQQNGITYLSGGIGEDEARAIQQTRGYNLHMTFSTGPKDEYVPDVDVVIEKAAGQPVLTLSEAGPLVYVQLPAGKYTVVATHKGEVRRDTADVGSGAARNLVFHWGGEN is encoded by the coding sequence ATGAAGAACGTCCATTCATTCATGCTGCCCATCGCCGCCGTCGGCGTAATGATGTTTCCAGTCCTGCTTAACGCCGCCAGTCTTGAACCGATCGACAGCACAGGCGTGCAAGTCCAGCAGCAACAGCAAAACGGGATTACGTACCTGTCCGGGGGGATCGGAGAGGATGAGGCGCGAGCCATTCAACAAACCCGGGGCTATAACTTGCACATGACTTTCTCCACCGGACCTAAGGATGAATACGTTCCCGATGTGGATGTGGTCATCGAAAAAGCAGCAGGACAACCCGTACTGACGCTGAGTGAGGCTGGGCCGCTGGTTTACGTTCAGCTACCTGCCGGCAAGTACACCGTTGTCGCGACGCATAAGGGTGAGGTGCGGCGGGATACAGCGGATGTAGGCAGTGGTGCCGCTCGCAATCTGGTTTTCCACTGGGGCGGTGAAAACTAG